The sequence ATATATTAGTTCTACTCTATTACTTTCTATGATATATTAGTAATTGCCAACAGTTTCTAAAATACTCTTTGAGTCACAGAGAGGTATCACTCTTCTGTCCCACAGTAAATGAATTTAGCAGATCCCAACTGCCCCAGAATGCAGCTGATCATTCATGTAAGCAGCTCTTGCCAACATTTTTACCTTAAGGCTAGAGCAGTACATATCCAGactggctcccatgaaccacaACACACTCTGCCTATAGTTTATAGGGCAAGGGCAGGCAAGAAGGGGTGGGTTTTGCCAGAGTatcaaaattatttatttgataCATGTATATATTGCCTTTGTGCTATTGCATTCAGGGCCATTCACAATGTAAAACCATACCCACAATATGATACGGACaatgcaaaaggaaaaggggactGAAAGGAATGGAAGTTCAGGCGctagctctttaaaaaaaatatatgcaaCAGTTCTGTAATGACCAGACAGAATGATGGCTGCAGGAGTTGGCTCAGAGAGGGCATGGAGCCCAATGGCTCTTGGAACTAGGTGGGCTGATGGGGGGCTTCGCTTGAAATGAAACACAGGGGGATGATGgaagtgtgggagctttcctgtactcctcaggcaggcccttcAGTGAAGTGGATTAAGATGAAGGCTAGGTTGGCCTGGCTTGGTTACACCCCTGCTTTTTGGGTGCAACAGATGCTACAGGATTGAACAATATGGCCAGGCACGTCTCCCTTTAGCACACATGCCAAGGGTTGCCTACTGTGGATCCAGGGGGCTGAGCTGTAGGCAGAGGCACCATCGTGGGGTGTGGCTGTGTTGTGCTCTCTGCCCCCTTTCTGAATCAGCTGTCGTGAGGTCGAACCTTCTTTGGCCAGGGAGAAGCAGCTGGCACCTGGTTGCCTGTCCTGAACCCAAGGCGGGGCTTGGAGAGCTGTCCCCATATTCAGCCTTTGAACCTCGGCTACATACAGAATGACAAGAATAACCTGGAGCTATCTTAACTCCAAGCAGGTGTAGAGGTGCTATCCATTTTCCTATGAAACAAGGAGGAGACCCTGACTGAGAGAGTTAAATGGATCTGAGAGTTCTTTGACGATATACTGCAGGTTGACGGCTTCACTCGTCAGACCAAGACCTACTTAGGCTCAAACTAGATGAAACATTTCAGTTCAAGTCAGGCTGGGTCACACAGTGCTCCCCAGTGGAGCAAATAATACCCCCCCGAACTGTTTTAGATCAGGAAAAGCCTCCCCCCCATGCCATGGTCCCCATCCACATCAGGCCACAGCACACTTGGGAACTTTGTTTCCCACAGATCATGTTTGGCTTTGAGACGATCGTGTACCAAAATGTCTCCTCTAGTCTGACCCTGAACATGCCATCGTGCAGGCAGGTTGGGTATGTATCTGCCTGCTTCAGAGTCTTTTCAGTGGTGACACCCATATGGTGAAATAGCCTTTCTGCACAGGTCAGGAAGACCCTACGTTATTAACATTTCAAAAGTAATATAAGGACAAATGGTTTTGATAGGCCTTCCAGTCAATAAAGGTATTCTGGTCAACCAAAGTTGTTTTGATTCTATTTATGTGaagattttaattgtttattttattctggagtattttgtaaaaaaaaaaaattgtaaactaCCTGGAGTCCTTTTTTAGGAGACAAGCGGGCTAAAAGCAGGGGGGGGGTTTCTgagaaaagcggtggtggaactctcaagcggCAAACCACTTTGGGATTCATATACTTaaatgcttcagtatgctccttaaagatttgggaatctttatggagcacaccaaagctcaaagcagcacttttctgctgctgaaaaaagctgccggctttgaaagcagcaacactttccttgtggcaagaaaagtgttgctgctttcaaatgcccctctacttttttcagctgaggggaggagggggggtctctcctctctctcccctcagctgaaaaagctgccagaatttaaaaactgattttttcagctgatgggcacagactccccctcctgtcagctgaaaaaagctgccagctttgaaagtagcaacacttGAGCTGCGCAGCGAGGAAACAGGATCGGCGGGGGGGGCCAGGTCACCAGACATGTGATTAcgttcaagaggtgccagaactccgttctactgtgttccccctgaaaaaaagccctggctaaaagTATCTTAATTAAATAAGAATTGAGAGATTATACATCTCCCCTAGGATGCTTACAGTGcgttcctaaacagaattattccagtgtaCGCCCACTGATTagactctagtctaagcccattgaaatcaatgggcttacactggagtaactcttcttaggattgcactgatagataCTAGGCTCTGGTCTGGCTAAACTTAGTTTTGACTATGTTCTACTGGATGGAACTGGATGAGAGAATGGTTCAGTGAGTTACAATTAACTTGTTTTATTTCTTTGAGATGAAGTTACAATCAACATTGGCTGGATTCAGGTCTCTGGGCAGCGTTGTAAAAATCTACGTATCATTTAGAGACCCAGTGCTGGAGAGAGATTAGAGAGTCAGACGAGGATCTTAGAAACTCAAGTTTGAACTCTggtgtgccatggaagcttgctgggtgacctcagaccagtcaccctctctcagcttaacttgcCTCATAGTTTTTGTCAAGATAGAGGCAGAAGGAGGGGACAATTATGTCCTACaggcccggaaaatccacaacaaccaattatgTCCTAGGCAGCTTAGCATTTCTGTTGGAGAGAAAAACCGAGTATAAATATGTCAATATTGTACAAATATCCCATATGTTATTCCTTGTGCCCCACTTCTCCTGGTGAACCTTCCGTTGCAGAACTCCCAGAGACCTGGGCTGACATGCGCGAGCCCCTTTTGGAAGGCATGGGTTTTGCCCTCAAGTACCTGGGCATGACACTGGTGGAGAAGCCTAAAGGGGAAGACATGGCGACTGCAGCTATCCACCGGATTATTGCCATGGTAAGAGACACCCTTCTTTGGTGGTTTGTGGCTGCTTAGAAGAGAGGCTTGTGGAAGGAGGCACCATTGGGTGtgtctgggggtgggtggggttgaacCACCACAGCACTAAAGCGGGCCTTAATCTCTTCTAGGACTGCCTTCCCCTTTGCCTGTCTGCCCTTCTCTCCTCTGGTGACATCTGGCTGGTCTTCTCTGCTATTCATAGCCCTGCTTTATAGGGAGAACAAGAGTAGAGGGTGATTGTGACTAGGGAGGCTGAAGACTCAGCCTTCTCCGGGAACTGTGGGGATGAAATCAGCCTGGATCCAGAGCTTGTTGAGAACGGGGATCAGGCTCTACACCCACCCCACCTTACTCTGTTGACGCAGTGCTGAAGCTGGTTGCTAGAATCACTGGTGAAGGAACATGTGGCTGAGCACAGGCCACCAATCTCTCTGCTCTTCTTCCTGTCAGGCTCGAGTGGGACCCAAGAAATTCCAGAAGGTGATTCTGACTGTCTCGCCTCGGGGCCTTTCGCTGCAGGATGCTGAGACCAAAGAGACCATTGAAAATGTGTCCATCTACAGGTGTGGTGCTAAAGAGGGCATCCCCTTAAGGGAAATTCCTGCGGATGGGGTGGGCAGGCAATGGCCCAGGGAGCCAGAGAGAGATGAGGAGCCACCTGTCAGTCACCCTGGTTCTCCTTGTATTGAAAGCCTTGAAGTACCActggccagtggcagaggcatcATGGTCTTGAGCAAGGTCGTATTTGTGCAACGACCCCCAAATTATGGTTCATAAAAAAACTCAAAACTTGATATGAAGGGAAGGGCCCAGAACACATGAGCCTCCCTTCCAGTGGAGAAATGTAAGAGAGCCTACGTGGGGCTCTGCAACAGGTCCTTGCCCACGCTTCCTACCTGATGATTCCAGGGGAGCAGTTGTGTTAGTCTGCTGTAGCAACATTACACAAGAGCCTAGCTAGCAGCACCTTCACGATAAAGTTTATCCCAGCAGAAGTTTTTGTGAATCAGAGGTGCATTTGATGAAATGGAAAAGCTGCTGGTGTAGTCttggttaatctttaaggtgctactggactcatgttTGATCTGACCTGctcgttttttttaaaaggtggtgtGTGTTTTCTCCCTGCATGCAGAATGGCTGATCTCTGATCCCCCCGCAGTGCCCCAGATCTTCTGTTGAGAGAAGATCAACAGATCAACCAGTGGTTTAGACTGAGGTGGCAAATGTAGACTTCTCATTGAGTCTTCTGGGCAGTGACCTTGCTGCCACCACCTTCTGCTGGGAGGAGAGGGAAGATGCATGCTGGCTAGCTCCTGTTCTCTTGGCTGTGGGTGGTGTGTGACTGGTCATTTTTGCACTTGGACTCTTGCATATGTTACAAATCTCCCCCATCCTGGTTCTATCACTGCAGCCCACAAGCCCTTCTTGCTTTTTAGTGTGGGCTGACAATTTGCCCTGCTTGCGCAAACATGCTCACAGGAGGCATTGTGAGAcctcttcctgacctctcccccTAGGATTTCCTATTGTACCACAGACAAGCTGCAGAACAAAGTTTTTGCCTACGTGGCACAGAACCCGCAGAATGGGGCACTCGAGTGCCATGCTTTTCTGTCACCCAAGAAGAAAATCGTAAGTTCTGATCTGGCCTGCATTCCCCTGTGTGATGGGGGCTTGGGGGGCcatatataaatctgttgttgttgttggctgcTGCTTGCCCTTTTGCTTCTGCCTGCCCCCTCTTCTATCCCAGGACCTTTCCAGGTCGGCTGCCTTATCAGTCACCTGTATCTTCTGTCCCCACATCTAGGCCCAAGCCGTGACACTGACTGTGGCACAGGCCTTCCAGGTAGCCCTGGATCTTTGGGAGGCTGCACAGTCAGGTAGGAACCCATCttgtcatttggggggggggctcctccctTCATGAGGCTGAGCCCTGATGCCACTTCAGCGGCTCCTCTAATCTTCCCTCGTGTCCTGTCCTTCTCTCCTGTCTCATTCTCCCTGGCTTGTCTTTTCCCAGTAGGCCAAGTAAAGCCCAGAAGTGGGGGCTTGATTTTAGCTCCCTGATCTCAAACAGCCAGAAAGGCTTCCAGTTATTCAAGAAGGAGGGGAGGGCACTCCTGATATGCTCAGAGGCATTTCCTTCTTTATTAGGCAGGAGTTGACAAGGAGATGGGGGTAGCAGGGTGAACCCGCCCCTAGCTTAGCCTGTGACTCTCTCTCAAGCACTGAGCTCTTTTGCAAGCCTTGAGCCCTTTGTTTCTTCCCTGATCTCGTTtcaggctccaggcaggaactccCACTGACTACGCTGTGCCCCATGGAAAGCACTGGCAGGTCACCTGTGGGCAGCCCCCCCTTTAAGACAAACTTTGAGGTACAGGATTCGGCctgctctcctctccccataCTTTGTATGcaactcagttgctctgtggtgGCAGTAAGGCACTTTCTGAGGCCTTAGGGAGGAGGGTTGGGGCTTTACCTGCAGCCATGTGCTTTTTCTGTGGCACTaggaggacgaggaggaggaagaggaggaggaagaagaaggagaTCTCCCTGAATCCTTTTCTGGGTAGGTGAGAGGCCAGGACACTCTGCCAcgcaagcttgctgggtgaccagtcacactctcacaGCATAACCCCCGTCACAGTGTGGCTGTTGtgggaagaaaaaagaggaggggagaatgacatTGGGAGAGGCTTTAGGTgcccattgagaagaaaagtgAGAGATAAGTATCTAAATAAAAAAAGCAGCTGCCTCCCTGTTTGGCAGTTGGCTGGGGTGGTGCTCAGTTGTGGCTGCAGGATTGTGGCGTGAATGAAAGGCCACCCGGCACCTTGGCATCCTTGTTGGAGGTGGGGTGGGCGCCCCTCTGTTGCTGCTCTGATATGTCTCTTTTTCTCTGCACCAAGCTGCATGGAGGAAGGCGGCCGTTCCACAACAGGTAAAAAGCTGTTTGGTTCTCCTGGCTTGATCTCCCCATTTTCTATCCCTTGGCATGCTCCCCCCCCATTTCACCCCCTGCCATCTCTCTCACTGTTCTCAATGCCTCTGTTCCTATCTCTGTCTCTTTTAGATGTGGGGCATCCTTTTGGGAGCCCCCCAGTCACACAGTTCCAGTTGGAGGCAACTGAGGGAAGCGGGCACCCCAACAGCCATCTGTCTCAAGGGACGCTGTTCTAAGTTCGGCTCGGACTCTGCTATCCTTGCCATCTCCAGCACCACTCGTATGTAGCACACGAAGGACCAGCCAATCTTCCtcagtcctccaggtgcagctcCCTGATGGGTTGGCATTGGCTTACTTTCCCTAAGCCTCAGGCCAGGACGTGTCAGTAGCCTTCAGGTCACCCGCAGAGGTTCTGTGGCTTGGCCTGAATCACCTGAAGTGGGACTGCACCAAGCTTTGCCTGCGGCAAAAGGTGTTCCAGGATTCCTCTGGGAGTATCCGATAATGGTGCTGGGTCTTATTCGAAGGCCCCCCATCCGTGCAGGCCAAGGGGTGCATCCTGACTCTAGCGAGGCATGCTGCCCTGCAGGGAGATCAGTCCTGATCCCCTTTCCCCTGCTTTCTGGAGGGAGCTGTATATCGTGGGGTACAGAGGAAGTCTGGCCTCTGCCGCTTGCTTTTCACATGGTCCGGTGGGAAGGCAGCAACCCCTCCCCCGTCCCCCCATCTCTCATCACTGCCAAACCGCAGCTTTGTAGTAAAAGATGTTAGTTTTTAAATGTCCTTTTCTAAAGGGAAATAAACTATTTGTACTGTTGTACTTTGGCTCCCTTCCTTGCAGTACCCTCAGTCCAGATTGGTCGATGAGGGTAGGTGTCAATATACCCAAGTCCAGCTCTTAAGGTCTGTGTTGCAGAGGGACTGGCTGATGTGgcttctctcttcttcccaggCTGGGGTGTTCCTCCTCCCTGCCTGGCACAAAACCGTCTCTCCTCTCCCACTGTTTTACTTCTGCTAGAGCAGTGCCGGCAGCATGAGGTTCTCCTAATGGGAAGATGCTGGCCTGCTGCAGTGGAACATAGTCTTGACGCCTTGAGAGAGGAGGGGCATGCTGGGGAGCAGTGCCAAGAACAGATTGTTCCGAGGAGGAAGGGGACTAAAAATCCAGGCCTGGCCACGTGGGGAAGGGTGGCACACTCAGGTGGTCAGGGAAAGGGCAGACATGTCCACAGACCCTCCCCCCTTCATTTCTTCCACATTTGGCATAAGTTGCTAGGGAAAGCAATCTGGAGCATCCTCCTGAACTAGCCATGGGTctggggaaatgaggaagaagggGAGAATTCCAAGGAGGGTCGGCTTTGCGTCCTTTGAAGGTCCCCAGGAGCTGAGGGCAGTGCGGGGCTTGCCTTCTGGTCCAGCAGGAGAGGGGAAATGGCAGACTGGGCCCTGGGGCACCTCCCTTTAAGGTGGGACTTTGAGGAGAGGGCTCCAGCTCAATGGTGGAGTGCAGAGTTGGCGAGAAGAAGGTAGCCAGCCTTAGGAAGGGCCTGTTCTCTGCATGTGGTCCTGGAGAGCAGCCACCAGTCAGAATAAACAATGAACTAGGTGGCCTAATGGCCGACTTGATAAAAGGCCTGAAGGACTCCGCCTAGCCCTGCTTACTGGAGTGCCAGGCTGGGCCTGAAGCACAAGGCCACTTCCGCAAGGGAGGGTAGGGGTGGGGTCTCTGCTCTGCAGGGCTGAGTAGCCCCAGTACTGCTGTCAGATCATTGAAACGGGCACAGAGTGGAGTGTCCATCTGCATTCTGTAGGGATGGTCATGGGAGGGTTTCTGGTGTTTTGCTAACAGGATCTAACTCTGAATTGGCAATTTTGAGAGGAGAGGCACCTAAAGTGGGGGGAACCTCTTCAAGGGCCTGAGGCAGGCAGCCTGGCAAGGAGAGTAGAGAAAGAGACGTGTGTGTGGCTCCCAACTGCTTCAAAAGGTTAGCCAGGAGGACAAGCCTCTTCCTTTTCCAAAAGCAACAAATCCCAGCAAACCAGCTCCAGCGATCAGGTATGTAATACACGCAACATGATGCAACATTCCTCCTGCCTGATAAGGAGGCTCCAGacggtgggagagcagagcacAGGCAGTGGTGTTGCCTTTGCCGGAAGAGTCTTTTATTGAAAAGGACCTCACTGAGCAACAGCGGTCCCATCCGCTCTCATCCcctgcccgtgcccgtgccctcCAGAAGGCAAGGGAGAGCTTGGGCCCAATGTCTCCCTCGCTTGCCCTGTGCACGTCTGCACGCTCCTCCCACTCTCCTCCTCCAATGGTGCTTATCCCTCCCACCTCACCATGCAACACTCTGAGCTGTGGCCCTGGGCTGGAAGAGCTGGATTACTGGAAGACGGTGGATGCTGGTGCgtgcctggggtggggtggggggtggcccaGCAGCCTCCTGGCTCCAGCTGGCAGTATGCGGGAGAGCGAAGGAGAGCATGGGCGGGTGGGTTGATTCTCCTGCTGTCTTTTGGCAGGGCTGAGAGCTTGTGGGGCTAGGGAATGCTGATTGGTGAACCCTTGGGGTGCAACCTGGGCTGTTGCACTGCTGTAAGGGGACGCTCCAGATGTTGCTGCCCCTGGCTGATGGGAGAGGGTGGAACGGGTCTTCTGAATTCTGGCCCAGGAGGAGGCAGAGTGGCAGAGGGCCTCGATGCAGGTTGGGCTTGAGGCAGAGGGTCTGGCTAGGGCGCTCGTCGTTCTGAGCTGGGGTCTGAATCTTACTGGGGCCAGGAAATGCCACCAGCCACAGCCCTTGGCACAAAAAGCTCAATGGGAGCCTTTTCATTTTTTGTACACAGGAAGGTGGCAGCATCTTGCAATCCTGGTGAGCTCTTGctactggggaggggaaggaggaaagcgCTGCCCCTGGTGTGCCTATGCTTGTACCGGATCTCACCTGCCTGGGCAAATGGATCTTTTCTTCCTATTCTGTTGGACCTGGAAATGAGCggaacctcccccaccccccgcccaaagtTACTGGATCTAGCTCCTCAGAGCATTTGCAGGGCAAGGCCTCAGATTTAACTAGCCCAGATAGCTGGCTTGGGGTGTGGGgtgtggctcaatggaagagcatctgctttgcatacagaaagtcccaggttcgagccccagcatctccagttaaaaggatcaggtattaGGTGATGTTAAAGACCGCAACctgagagagctgctgccagaccgAGCAGACTATACTGACTTTGACTCTATATGGCAGTTTCACGTGTTCAGAGCTTCAGTCTGTTTTCCTTAGCTTCTCCAGTGGAAGTAGCTGCCTGCCAGCCATGTTACAGCCCCTCTCAACTACCCTAACCACTCCATTCCTTgcatcctgcaccggccccatcaAGTTGCTACATCGAAAAAAGCCCTAACAGAAGTCATTTGCTTTTTTGCCAGCTGCACAGCTTCTTTCTTTGGGTTGCCGAACCGAACTTCACAACTTGTGGGTCTGAGTCCAGCGGTGAGGGGAGGTGATGCCTTCAGCTTCCATCAGACAACGGGGAAGAGGGAGAATGGCTGCAGCCTGCAGTGCTGGCCTCCCACACCAGCCAGTAATAAGGCCACACCAACAACTGTTCAAGCAGTGGCTGTCCATGGTTCTGGGCACCACTTTCGACAGGATTCTCATGGCTGCTCCTTAGGGCCTCGGCACAGGCCAGAGTTTCCTGCGGCTGTCAGGCAGGGGGTTAGAGACTGGCTTCTGCATGCACCCTGCGCCAGCTGCTCCATGCAGATTCCCTTGATAGGGGGCAAGAAGCATGAATTCTTTGCATGCAGGTGGGGAGCCAGGCCAGGAGCATGGTGAGGTCCCAGAGTCTTTAGAAGTCTCTTGGCCTGCAGCAACAGCTACACTTCGATGATATTGACAGATGGTGTTTTCTTCTGCAAGAAAGGGGGAAAGtattgttaaaataaaaaaaaaataaaataaaaagaaaagagagagcctAGAAACCAGCAGATTTGCAGTGGGGTACCTTTTGAGAaattaaggctattgtactttggtcacatcgtgggaagacaagattctctggaaaaatcaatactaggaaaagtggaaggtagtaagaaaagaggaagacctaaattgAGATGGCATgacacaataaaagaagccatgtcctccactttgcaaggtctgagcaagtatgttaatgataggatgttttggacgtctttcattcatagagttaccataggtcggaggcgacttgacggcacataacacacacaaccttATGAAACAGCAGGAGGTAAGTCGTGGCAATTGCTGCCCCCAAATGGCCGGTGGAGGGATCTTTCTACATCTCTCCTTTGTTCTACTCCCCCTGCTAAGAACATAAAAAGTAACCTACTGAATCACGCCCGTGACTAGAATCCATCTAGTCACACATTCTGTTTCATATAGTGGCCAAACACTGGAGGATCAGGAAAGAGTACAGCGAGGCCATGGCCTTCCCTaatgttgcctcccagcactgatAATCAGAGGTTTACAGCCTCAGTACATGGCCACAATCCACTGTGCAAATAGATATTTCCTTTAGTAATCAGGGCTAGTAGAGTTGGAGCTCTCCTCCGTAAATCTATCCAATCCCCTTTCAAACTCCTCTACACTCGGGTCCATCGCTGTATTggctggcagcaaattccacaaggCAGACACTCTGGTCTGCCCCTGTCAATCAAATTAGAATTCCTGTCCAAGCCCCTTCCTCCGTTTCAGCATTCATCACTCCTTTGCAGTACATACACTCACAGACAGAAAGCCCAAGTACAGGGGAGAAGAggtgcaacttttaaaaatacactgaggAAGAGAAGTGAGAGAGAATATAAAACTAACACTGTAGGGGCAGCTGTAAAAAggtgaccccttcttacatgcccagggtaatgccaatcgccatcTTCGGGtctggtagcaattttccctataattctatgaaacCAACAAAGCTGAATAGGCTTCAGGGATAGTTCCTTGGGCAGCAAGACAGTCCTATGCAGAAGCCTAAAGAATCTACTGAaatctctccaccaccacccctccatcCCAATTCACAACCTCAGCATCTTCCAAGTTCTGGGTTTGTTAACTCCCTTCTTCATTTTGCTGCCACCCCCCAACAGGAATGCATATTTAAGGACATCTAGCAGAAGGCGGCCTGCTGCATTTAGCTGGGGGAAATCAGAATGAGATGCCGTGGATTTTCCTAGTGCCAATCTTGTTTCCTTGTAGGATGGGATAACAGTTATGTGTGAAATGACTGGCCTGACTGCCCTTGTGATTTTTGATTACATGTTACTGGATTGCTCTGAAACCAGGCCGCACCAAAGAAGCCCTGAAGTTTGAAACAGTTCTAAATGCTTGTGATGATGAATGCTGTTTGGGGATAGCATATGATAAATGGtgtgaagaaatacttccttttgtcaGTCCTGAGCCTGTTAGCAGCAAGATTTATTGGAGGATCATTACGTGGATGGCATATCCCCTCAAGGGGTTTTGTAGAACTCAGATGTGAAATTGGCATTCTCCTAACAAAAAATATACTATTTGTCACTTATTGGAAAGTAGCAAATGTAATGCCGGTGTTTTAAAAGGGAGCTGGGAGAACCAGGAAAGTACAGGCCTCTGTGGAGAAGCAATAGTAATTAAGACAAAATTAAAAATGTTATGTTAATTTGTTTTCTGCCCAAAGTTGGCTCTGTGGAAGTACACGTGACTTGTAGGGTCGCCAACTGCCTtgagggaaaaaaaatctgtctctttaatagaggcttagtgGTTTCATTTACCAGGTGGtgttatttagctccatgccatgaaaaacttcagctgcgcATTTTCATGTATAAAAACTCTATTAAGGGACATAATATTTTTCTTCAGGACAGTCGGACTTACCTCTCAGGGGgtagtctcagagccaaactacaagtgacgcctgacacatgttggacacttgtccgcttccctcaagttttgatgggaaatgtaggcatcctggtcttgcagctgtaatggagagccaagctgtaaaaccaggatgcctacatttcctatcaaaacttgagggaagctgacaagtgtccaacctgtgtcaggcgtcacttgtagcttgactctcagttcTAACAGTTCCAGGCTAACAGCCCTGAGTGTTGGACTTCACTGTTTGCTTAGCTATGAGTTCCTTATCACCTTGTCTCTTCCCTTTTTAGCATTTCCTGGACACTGCAGCGATCAATATGATCTTAATTCTTCATTTGAACGGCTCAAAAATCCATCAAGAAGAGCTAACAAACTACTTTATATTTTTTGCCTCCCATACGTTGCATGTGCTGCCATCTTCTGGGAGGTCTTCTACTTGCATACTTTATAGCAGAGATCCAAAAGACTACAGGAAGGACTGTAGATTATATTCCAGAGCAAAACCACATGGAATGGTAGACAAACCTGAACCAGGGCtgtcaagaggggagggggacttgGGATACCAAATTCCTGGGGCTTGAGAAGCCAGGCAGTCTACTGTCCATGCCTGTCTGTCTAGCACCTGTTGATCTAGGCCAACAGTTTATATCTCAGGGCTCCAGCAACAGCTGGGATCCTCTTTAGGAATCCAAAAGGTTTCATTAGAACCTTTTGCTTGACTGGAATTCATAGCAAATGCTTCCCTTCAGCAAGAGAGCACTTGTTGTGCTAAAATGCAAGACTCTGGATTCCTAGAAAgtcttccccttctcctcccttaaGCATTGGGGAGTTCTTTCTTTTCCCAAGTACCCCTTTCTTTCTTACCTCATTGCTGTGGCCCTTCAGTGGTGCCCTGGGTGGGGGCAATGTTGGCCGTGGACAGGCGGGGCAGGTAAAGCCACCAGGTGGAAGTCCTGTTGCTACTGTGCTTGATTTGCAGCCACAGCAGCAATGAGAAAACCTCAGAGAATCATAATTGTGGGGAAGATatttcagagtagacaatactgaccttcataGGATATAAAGCAATTTCAGGGGTAGTTATGTGGCAGCTTTGCCCACCCGAGGGCTCCTCTCAGCCTCACTGGTCTCCATCCCCGTACAATTGGGGACCATTTTGAGATCAcataggtggcaacctgagagagggccttcttggtggtgGTGCCAAAATTatttcagagtagacaatactgaccttcataGACCAAGTGATTCGTAGACTGGGTGATTCATCTGACCCCTTCCATCACTGTCTTCTACTAGCAAGTGAGGgcttgtttcatctggcattccctcaatggCCTCTCTTTCCTACCCTCTGTTTTAGTAGCTTATTCTGTGTTTTTATGTGTGTTTTTACTttagattttaattgtttttatggtgCGTTTTATAATGTTTTGCTTTTCCCTGTTAGCCCTAACTGggcagaaaagtgagatataaattttgtaaacaaaCTCCTCTTACACATTTTGCACAGGGTACTATTTCTGGCCCCATAGTACACAGTCCGGCCTCTGCCTGCCCCTCACCCCGTGGGCCCACTGACCTTGCTGCGCAGAAGCCCCCCCGTTGGTCGCTCTGGAGTGCTGTGTTCTGAAGAAGGCTTGGTCTTTTCCTTGTTGTTGTTGGAATCGTTGTCCTTGATGATGTCATATTGCTTGCAAAAGAGCGCAATTACCGCTAGGACACCACCAGAGtgcggcagggggagggggagaaagaaacaGCATCAC is a genomic window of Eublepharis macularius isolate TG4126 chromosome 1, MPM_Emac_v1.0, whole genome shotgun sequence containing:
- the LOC129338780 gene encoding low density lipoprotein receptor adapter protein 1-like is translated as MEALRAAGRAVLRSPSLARHRLGVSRLRRHRHQLPETWADMREPLLEGMGFALKYLGMTLVEKPKGEDMATAAIHRIIAMARVGPKKFQKVILTVSPRGLSLQDAETKETIENVSIYRISYCTTDKLQNKVFAYVAQNPQNGALECHAFLSPKKKIAQAVTLTVAQAFQVALDLWEAAQSGSRQELPLTTLCPMESTGRSPVGSPPFKTNFEEDEEEEEEEEEEGDLPESFSGCMEEGGRSTTDVGHPFGSPPVTQFQLEATEGSGHPNSHLSQGTLF